Proteins encoded by one window of Leopardus geoffroyi isolate Oge1 chromosome X, O.geoffroyi_Oge1_pat1.0, whole genome shotgun sequence:
- the LOC123593993 gene encoding ferritin heavy chain-like — translation MATAPSSQVRQNYHPQCEAAINSQINLELYTSYVYLSMAFYFDRADVALENFSKFFLRQSHEEKKRVEKLMQLQNQRGGRIRLHRIMKPDRDNWESGLNAMECAFHLGKTVNQSLLDLHHLATVKNDAHLCSFLETNYLPEQVKVIKELGGYITSLRKMGALEDGLAEYLFDKLTLGNSDKH, via the coding sequence ATGGCCACCGCGCCGTCCTCTCAAGTGCGCCAGAACTACCACCCGCAGTGCGAGGCCGCCATCAACAGCCAGATCAACCTGGAGCTCTACACCTCCTACGTGTACCTGTCGATGGCCTTCTATTTCGACCGCGCCGACGTGGCCCTGGAGAATTTCTCCAAGTTCTTCCTGCGCCAGTCCCACGAGGAGAAGAAGCGTGTCGAGAAGCTGATGCAGCTGCAGAACCAGCGTGGGGGCCGCATCCGCCTCCACCGCATCATGAAGCCTGACCGCGACAACTGGGAGAGCGGCCTCAACGCCATGGAGTGCGCCTTTCATCTGGGGAAGACCGTGAACCAGAGCCTGCTCGACCTGCACCATCTGGCCACCGTCAAGAACGACGCCCACCTGTGCAGCTTCCTGGAGACCAACTACCTGCCCGAGCAAGTCAAGGTCATCAAAGAGTTGGGGGGCTACATCACCAGCCTGCGCAAGATGGGGGCCCTGGAAGATGGCTTGGCAGAGTACCTCTTTGACAAGCTCACCCTGGGCAACAGCGACAAGCACTGA